One Eurosta solidaginis isolate ZX-2024a chromosome 1, ASM4086904v1, whole genome shotgun sequence genomic window, aaccaattgattggctatggcgttcgcgttatggtatggcacaataaatcgattacattcctttccataaggtaggttcgatcagctgatttatttggttatggctttatggttataagtcaccattaattcccCTTTAGCCATTCGCGACACCCGTTCttcctgtcagctattatttgacaggctATCTCGATATTCGGATTCATAACTGGAAAAACGTAAAGGAAAACTCCGGATAttcgtatgtccggatactggaatataaaagttgaatatctgcatatcagaattgaacgaagcaaacatcgaaaaattattcacaaaatatgtttgtagattattaaaataacatcaaaattaaaaaacatacaattttacaaacaattgaaaataagaacagtgccatttgtttattttgtgaaaaaacgctgttaattgatttaaatgccccacgaatttattgttattaatgttaaataaacatatatggtacatcaatttgttgctttcactggatatccaaaagtacggctattaaccggatcttcacaaatccggatagtttcacaaccgaatattaaccggatatccatgccgtccagattttatccgtgtcaacggatatccgtatggatatccggatattcgaatatgcggatagtcccatccctacttgtatgaattcacaatgtatGACACTCATGCTGTCAGTTAAATGAAGCGAATGTTTATgggtataacaacaacaaaaattaaacaaataatcaAGTGGCGCATATACTACCTACCTACCTTAATAAATTCTTTATACTGAGTAAATAGTTTGGTATTTGTTTACAAACACATACAACCAAactatgtacataagtatgtactCATATCTTTTAAGTTAAATAAGAATAGAGATTTATTGTTGCCCAAACCAAGATAACATTAGATTCTTTTTTGCTGTGGTCGTTAACTTTTTGTAAATTAGAAATTCCAATAGTTCTTATTAGGGGATGAAAGTTGCTAGCGTGATAACTGGTATTTAACCAAAATGATAAcagaataaacaagtaaggaaggctaagttcgggtgtaaccgaacattgcatactcagctgagagttttggagacaaaataagggaaaatcaccatttagcaaaatgaacctagagtaaccctggaatgtgtttttatgacatgtgtatcaaatgaaaggtgctaatgattatttaaaacgtagtgggctttagtcctataggtggacgccttttcgagatatcgcaataagggtggaccaggggagactctataacgtgtttgtacgatatgggtatcaaattaaaaatactaatgagggttttaaaaggaagtaacccttagttttatatgtgaaggcgttttcgagatatcgaccaaaatgtggaccagggtgacccaaaacatcttctgtcgggtaccgctaatttatttatatatgtcataccacgaacagtattcctgccaagattccaagggcttttgatttcgccctgcagaactttttcattttcttctatttaatatggtatgtgtcacacccattttgcaaagggcggaattacgcccattttgaaattttcttttatctttgtatcttactggagtcgaatgttgacataatttacttttatactgtaaagatattaaattttttgttaaaatttgacttaaaaaaaaaatttcacgaaAAAATATGACGAAGATTTCgctaactttaaaaaaaaattcttttattaccacacatatagtgataggactaacgtgcttaccaaatttcatcttgatatcttcaacgactgccaaattacagcttgcaaaacttttaaattaccttcttttaaaagtgggcggtgccacgcccattttccaaaatttttctaattttctattttgcgtcataaggtcaattcacctaccaagtttcatcgctttatccgtctttggtaatgaattatcgcactttttcggtttttcgaaattttcgatatcgaaaaagtgggcgtgattgtagtccgatttcgttcattttaaatagcgatctgagatgagcggccaggaacctacgtaccaaatttcatcaagatacctcaaaatttactcaagttatcgtgtttacagacggacggacggacggacatagctaaatgaatttctgtttcccagatcattttgatatatagaagtctatatctatctcgattagtttatgccgttacggattaccgttatgcgaacaaagttaatatactctgtgagctctgctcagctgagtataaaaataaccaaagccaagcttctcttccgaATTGCGTCCTGTTCCTTttacaaattggcgtgacgggacctgcatgttttatgcctactccggaCTAGAAGTTTACGGCGGTCACTTTAAAAACAACTTGAAGTTTTTGGTAAAAAACAAATTTGTTGGTCTCTCTAATTGATTTTTCTGCTAAAAGACCTGATTTAATTGCTCATTTCAACAGGGAGCAACTGCTAAAATTATGCAAAAATGCATGATCAAATTAAGAGAAAAACAAATCCTACGCTCACTATTTTGTTCTTATGACTATCTTgcacagaaatatctgttatagCAACAGTCACTGTTATTCTAATGTTGACGGAAATctattattttaacagttttcattggtattttTATGATGAGATtaatggcccctattatgagcatctttCAATCTTCGATCTTCGTTGGCTATCGAAAATCGAATTAGAAGTTGGTATTATGAcacctcatctctgtcgaaattttcgttgtgtaccgaattttgtagcgaatagaaatttgttgtcgacgctgtatcgaatagaaaaagaattgtttaaaatgtaagttttttgtatttatgttctaattttttactacctagtagtaattttaaactatttgaattaattttatataggtccaaggtcgtgagtacaaaacaacagcttgaaagactggtttcaattatggaaaaaAATTCCCATATAGCAAAATTAACTTGCACAAAGGTTCAGGTGACAAAAAAGTGGGATGATATAACAGTGGAGCTGAACTGTCTAGGACCACCAGTAAGAACGACGAAAAAGTGGATTAAGGTGAACTAAAGAACCACAGAAATCAATTCTGTataatacaactttatttttGTCGTCTCAGGTGTGGGCtgaaatgaagtcaaaaacaaaaacaaaaatgtcggAGAACATAGTGGAATACCGTGCAACTGGTGGTGGACCAAACAGGTTAAATATCTTTAGGCATTCAGAAGAGTCTATAATGGGTTTGTTAAGTCTTCAGACCAGTGTAAATCCACCTGGACAAGAGCATGGCCTTAGTACTAATGCGAATGAAGAATGTGAAGATATGATTGTGGAGCGATTATATAGTGATAACTTGGAATCGGATGAGAATTTGGAAGTAAGTGGACAAAGTGGTGCACCTGATGAGGAGAGGCCACGAAAAGCAAATCAAAAAAGTGCAGCGAAAACGATAGGCTCAAACTATTGCAAGAGcagacagcaaatcaaaaaaatgtttaagaagaGATGCTGAAAACATTGGAAGAGATCAAAAAAATTGCTCTTGAGACAGAAAAGTATGCGAAGAGAACGTATAGCTTGGAGTACTATTATAAACGtgattttttgaaattgaaacaggAAAAGCTGGAGTTGTATAAAAGCCAAATGAAAAAATAAGGCCATCACAAATGTATGCTTTAAGTGCTGAACAatacctgattttttttttaaacatacatatgaaactgaagtgatattttttataacaaatttataataaaatttaagactgTATTATGAAAATTGAAAATCTTTAGCTTCTAAGAACCATAATGaatttaccaaatatttttttatatatatacatgtatatgaattttttatttcaataaaatgaagtATCTACAAAACTCGCAATATTTAGTTTCTGATTTCTTCTGCTTCCGAGTTGGTTGTGGATTCAATTTCGGCGAATGGGATATCATGTTCGTCATCTTCATTAGATAACTCTTCTACAGAAATTTATATTGTGCAAAGCCGCACACACGTTTATAATTTGTATTGCTTTTTCTGGTGTGTAGTGAAGGGCTCTTGCCTGTTCCAAATGTGATTTCAAGGCCGACATATTGAACACACAAGAATAATGTGTTGCTCCCGGATATTTTGCATTTATGTATCGTATAGTCATAGAATGGTcacaaacctaaaaaatatttgtataaagatGTAAACTTATGTATTTACAACCTGAAACTAATATCAAAATGGTATACTTACAATCATAGCATTAATGCTGTAGAATCCTTTTCTGTTGTAATATAAATTCTGTAATTCTTTTTTGGGAGCAACAATTTTAATGTCTGTGCCATCAACACAGCCAATAATCCCTGGAATTCCGCtaacattatagaaatgcaactttgattGATGTAGCTCAGCCTCCTCATAATtgaattttatccatctttcacaaataaaattttccaagacattcaacacctctgtTAGAACCACAGACACATTCGGCTGGGCAAGTACGaatgcattttcgtttccaatgctcagttggtaggatccccgagcacaaaatcggagaactgttgcctATTTTAGAATATTAGGAATATGCTTGGCACTTGTGCATTGCTgaagcagttcatctgtactggacaacaattccatgaacgcttctttgggcagtctgaagttttgaataaatctataaacaaaacttataatttcaacaacttaacaacttatttagaaagctacacttacgtggtggaattcatttaCAAAGTATTTGAAGCATCCCTCACGcgtcttctacttctggctagctccagtaagcttttctcttcatctgacgaatcatcaaaccacaattccgtcgtagtcatacttatattttcaatattt contains:
- the LOC137242514 gene encoding uncharacterized protein, which produces MEKNSHIAKLTCTKVQVTKKWDDITVELNCLGPPVRTTKKWIKVWAEMKSKTKTKMSENIVEYRATGGGPNRLNIFRHSEESIMGLLSLQTSVNPPGQEHGLSTNANEECEDMIVERLYSDNLESDENLEVSGQSGAPDEERPRKANQKSAAKTIGSNYCKSRQQIKKMFKKRC